The region AGTCACCTGTCTAAACAAGAAACTGAACCGAAAATAGCCTTGTACAGAGATCGTTTAGCAGCTGCTTTCCATCCGAAAGGAAAGGAAGCACCCTGAAAATAACTGTGAGGTCATGAAAACTTGCAGTAAGTAGCTTCATAAGAAGACAGGAAGAGTGCAAGAAAGAGATCTTTTTACCCAGCCATAACTCCTGGAAAGATCATTTCCTGTCCCAAGTGGTATAACAGCAACTGGAGGAACCGGTTCCCTGTTTTGAACATAAAGGTCTCCTAAACATCCCAACACCCAACCTACTGTACCATCACCTCCTGCAACCTAGGTAGGTCACAAACTGTAAGTATTTATGAGAAGGATTCCTCTGACTAGTACAATTTGTGCCATTATAGggaaataaaaaactctaaaaaaacatttttagaatttagcatttttgttgttaaacTAGAATATTGACTGTAATCTTGTAACAGATGATGCTATTAGCATCTAGCACCTCAGGAGAAACACAAAATAACAATGTGTTCTTTACAGCTATGGAAGCTAAGAAAGATGCATACATACCATGACCCTTAAATTATGGCGAATGAACTTTGCACTGTGGTCACCAGCGTCAGCGAGTTGTTCCAAACAAGCCAAAGCATATTCCACAAAGTCAGAAGGCTTCACAATAGTAAGATCAAAAACCTGGTGACAGAAGGTTGTTGTTAATAATAAAGAAGTTATcccataaataattattttttcaagaacAAGAAAGGCCCAGGGCTCTTCCGGCTAGCACCACAAGGTGATGGGCTAGCCAGCTGGCCCGGGTTCAAGCCTCATCCCCCTTAATAAGTCCCGATATGAGAGTCCATTCTCTCATACCAACGTTTAATTTTTCAAGAACAACAGTCCCAGTAATTGAAGATATTGCATGATGCTCAAACATTCTTTAACAGAGCAAGTATACATACGAAATCAAGTGATTTGGTGTATGATGCTCAAATTTTCTTTAACAGAGCAAGTACATATAAATAATCAAGTGATTTGGATCGAGAATTAACCCATTCTAGTTCTTTTGCTTCAGTCTTGGAAAATAATTCAAGGGcatgtaaacgaagtggagcAATTTGCCGGCATAAGCAAATTAACTGTTCTACTCTGTTCCATAGGGTTCGGTGATGTGTTTCCCTAGCATTTCATCATCCTCTTATTCCACATCACCATAAACAAAGTTTGACATATCCccatattttgtttgtagTGTTATCATTGTATGAGCATGGTAGCAATGGACCAATAGCACATCCAGATTAATATACCAGATTCATACATGATGATGGATTTAAAAATTGCAGTGTCCTTGGTTCGTAACTGTATTTTGCATGCAACTAGTGCAGATTTATATTATTGTTTCTGGAACCATCAAATCAATAATATCCATGGAAATTAGCTTAGTGGCAGCATGACTACATATGCAGATAAGAATTAGCAGGGAATTTTATCCCTTAATCACCCGGACATCCTTCATTCATGAAGCCTGATGTGTACTTCAAGatgaaagatattttttttatttgatgactGAAACACCTCACGAAATCAAGTACTGATGCTATTCTACAGATTTGTTAATTACTACCAATAGTCCTTGCACGAACAACTGCCATCTTTGAACAAATGGAAACGTGTTCGATCTCTAACAATTATTTCTCTACCATATACTTTAGATATAAGTTTGGTGACATGATGGCAATCATGACAAACTCTGAGATTCTTGACTATCCGAATGGGCATATCATCACTTGTGTTAATAAAAGCAAATGCAATTGCCATCTTCTCGCTATGGCGGCTGAGTGCATCTTCCTTTTCCTCTTCTTCAATATCAAGCAAAACTTCCTTCTTGTCAGGGACATAACCTTCCTCCAACCTTATCCTACTATCAATCTCATCCCATTTTGCCAAAATCTCTTCTATCAAAGGATGGGACAGATCTCCAACAATAAATTGGTGAATAACTCCTCTAATCTCTACAGTGCTGCATCCTGGTGTCTTCTCAACTCCCTTCTCACGCATTAGGTGCCTAATTTCCCTTGCAGAAGCATGCCTACCGGAAGCAGCATATATGTTACTCAGAAGTACATAAGCACCACTTTTATCAGGCTCCAGTTCGATCCAATGCTTGACAACATACTCAGCCAACTCCACGCTCTTGTGAAACCTACAGCCAGCCATCAAAGCTCCCCAGATCAAGGCATCAGGTTTCATGGGCATTTTCTCAACCATCTCTCTGGCTTCGTTAAGCAAGCCATTTCGTGCCAAAAGGTCCACCATGCATCCATAATGCTCGATCTTTGGTCTGATACCATACTTCCTCACCATAGAATTGAAAAGCTCCCGACCCTTGTCAACCAACCCGGTGTGTGTGCATGCGCACAATGCACCAATGAAGGCAATGTCATCTGGCTTGACACCTAAGCTCTCCATCTGGGCGAATAACATCAATGCCTCTGATCCTCGACCGTGCATCGCCAGTCCTTTTATCATAGTAGTCCAAGCCAGCACATTCTTTTCCTTCATCCCCTTGAAAACCTCCATGCCAAGCTGCAGCTCACCACATTTGGCATACATGTCCACTAATGCAGTGCCCAAAAACACGGAGATCCTTTTGTTATTGGCCTTCAGGTAACCGTGTACCCATTTGCCCTGCTCCAGCACCCCAAGCTGAGCACACGCGGCGAGCACACCCACGAGGACAGTGTCAtccggggagacaccttcagCCTGCATTCGTGTGAACAATCCCAGTGCCTCCCTCCCATCCCCAGCCTGCACGTAGGCATTCACCATGGCGCTCCACGACACAGTATTCCTCGCaggcatttcgtcgaacagaGCGCGGGCGTCGGCGACCCGACCGGCCCTCGCGTAGGCCGTGATGAGCGTGTTGAACGTAGAGGCGTCGACGCAATCCGCCGTGCGCAGCAGCTTGAGGGCGTCGGACAGACGGCCGATGAGGCCTGCGTGGACGCGGATGAGCGCGTTGCTCACAAGGAGGAACCCCACGAGGCCGAGCTTGACAGCATGGGCGTggacggcgagcgcgaggcCCGACGCGCCTGGGGTGGCGGGGGAGAGGGCCAGCGCCTTCAGGAGGGATGGGAGGGTGTGCTGggtggggaggaggccggcgcggaggaggcccGCGTAGAGCGGCAGCGCGAGGTGCGGCCGCGCGGAGCCGGCGAGCGCCCGGATGAGCGCGCCGTGGAGCTCGGCGCTCCGCCGCAGCCACCCCGACGTGACCAGCGCCGCCTGGATCCGCGCGATCGCgcgcacgtcgccgccgcaccgcgaCAGGTGCTCGACGTAACGCCCGACGCCGACCATCTCATCCCACCTCAACTCGTCACGTCGTGCTCTCCAATCGCTCGCGAAAATGCCTCACCCGCACGTCATGTCATGCCACGCCGCGCACCAAAAGATGGCCATGCATTACAAGAGAGAGGGACGAGGTGTTGACCTGGTCCTCGCCGATGAGCTCCTGGAGGCGGGATTTGAGGACGGGGCCGAGACGGCCGCCGCTGCGCGGGTTGACGAACGCGATGAGGGGGGACTCGGGAGCGTCGTCGTGCGCGGCGCCGAACCACGGGTTGACCGACACCGAcacgcctcttcctcctcctcctcccccagcGCCGGCCTCGTAGGTGTAGGCGTACCCGGGGACGTAAGCGAACGCCCCCGCGGAGGGGTCCCTGGCCCGCAGCGCCGCGTGCACGGCGGCCCGGAGCCGctgcggcagcgcggcgcgggcgcggaggtCCTCCTTCTCGaacgccgaggcggcggcgcggccgaaCCCGCAGCTCCGGAACGAGAGCGACTCGATGAGCGCGCCCAccagcggcggctgcggcaggggcggcggggtcggcgaccgcggcggcgactggtCCCCGCGCTCCccgggcgacgacgacgacatggaCGCCACGTCGGAGCACGACCGCGACCGCGCCCGCGATCGCGATCGGAGGTAGGGCACCGGGGAAAACGTCTTGGGAGGTGAGGGGATGGCCGGttggggcggaggaggaggaggaggtcgtggtggtggtggtggaggcggaggcggaggcggaggagttTTGTAAGgtcgttttgttttttgtttttttccttcacgCGGGAGGGAGGACGATCGAATCAGCTCTTCTTTTAAACCGAAACGAGAGGAACAACCAGCTTTGGGGGCCGCGGTCTCATGCGCGGAAGTTCGCACGCTTCCACCAGCGAATACATGTGCTCTTAtccatataaactttatacctgaaatattatacataaactttatatactaaatattatggataaattttatacattaaatattatatgcaCATACTTTATACgctataatatattatagagaaaatctaaaaaatatcattgacaaacGTCTAGGTCTAAGAAATACTACTGACGAATGCGAGttataagaaatatcatcttacaaacgaatttgtctgagaaatgacattgccgttagggttccgtctaTTTCCGATATTAAATACATTGTTCGTACTATAGCACTTAGCGGAAAAAGTTCGTGGAACCTAACGGCGTTAACATTTCTtaaacaaatttgtttgtgcGTGGCATTTTGTAGAACTCGTATTTTCGatagcatttcttagaattaagtatTTGTCAATGGCATTGGTTAGATTTCTCTATATTATCtacatgttttatatgtaaaatgttATACATATAAGTTTCATACACtaaatattatacatgtaaatgGTATACACTAGGGATTATATCATATGTACAGATttagtatatataatgttataatataaacttcataaataaaaaatatacacataattttataaggacaaactttatatattaaaatattcgATACACGAATATCTCgtatatacattttttggatttaaataTTCTATACCCGATAAAAAGGTATTCAtgtgaaaagagaaaaaaaacaccccaCCACTTCTGCAGACCGATTCGCACATACGTGTCCCACGCGTGCGTTCTTGCTTCAGACTTGCAGGAAGTTTGAAGCCAGACAGTAGAGATAGGAGATGATCATACATGCGACTATTTGAACCAACCCACTAGTTTTGAAGATTTTGTGGCATTTAGCCATAACTGCTTGTAGAAAATattcgtattttaatagataacgcCATTAATTTTTATGGCATGTTTGatcctttattttatttaaaaaagtttacaaatattaaaaaaactaagctATAACTAAAATGTATAGTTGTAAATccaatcaaaacaaaataaatgatatttacacaagtttttaaataaaacaaatgatcaaacatatgataaaaagtcaatagtATGTGTCATCTATTAAACTAGATGATACCCCGCGCGTTGTTGCGGAAAACTGTGTGATAATGCagtagatatgaattttaaattttgtttcttacctactatatattttttatgtatttatatattttggtgTCATAATCAATTATCCATAAGTTATAAATGATTGGATTGTACAGTGTGCCTATAGTAGAAGAGATGTAATTTACGCTCTTGATGAATCATcaaaaggctaaaaacaattgaggtgATGTGAAGAGATACAATTTACACCTTTGATATATCATGCTAAGacaaaaaacaattgagatgatgtggcTTAATTTATACCCTTGATGTATTATCCTCGGCTAAAAACAATGAGATGGTGTGGCTTAATTTACACCTttgatgtatcatcctaaggctaaaataattaagatgatgTGGATTAATTTATACCCTTGATGTATTatcctaaggctaaaaataattgaggtgATGTGGCTTTATAAGAGAAGAGATAATGACATTAACATTACAGAAAGTAGGGATAATACGAAAGGAATACTGTGCACTTGATGTTTGCTTATTTTGGTACAATAAAACAATGTGATGTCCGTGTGAGAGAGGAATCCTTTTTATGTGGTACCGAAACCTATAATCGGTGATAAACAGGAGATGTATGCATAGTGGTGGTCATAGAATAGCAGTGCAGCATACAAGTAGGGATTACTAATAGTCACTTTCTttaattaacatgatttaaataaacataaacacGTGAAATTAGATATCAGGTCttacaaatttattaaaacatGAGATATCATAAAGTAGTCATTTAAATGACATGCAAGAAATCATTAAAGGTTGTTCATCGTAGGCCCCTCCACTAAAAGGATTTTAGACTAGTGGTGCTTATTTGGCATCTAGGTTAAGAAAAATAGTATCACATGTTCTTGCCAACACAGTTTATCACAATGCCCCTGGAATGAGATACTCTTAAGTCAAAGGGACTCAAGGGCTAGCCCATAGGCAGCCCCTAGATCTCCTCACTTTATGTCTGAGAAACCACGTCCATGCCCCCTTACATGCATTCATGCCCTCTCCTACATGCTTACGTCCTCGGTGTGTCCTTTAAGGCTATGATACAACAACTATAATGGTCCTTAATTCCTCACactattaaattattttttgtttgtaaatatatttttttttctataaaataaaaaagccaaTCAATCAACCCAATGAAAGTACCCATTTATTACCTTAATTGTGGTCTTGGACTGATTTTGGTTGATCAGCCATAAAACTGGCCATTattaacccccccccccctcttttAATACCATTCATGTTTCCTCCCTACTCAAATAAGGGtgatttttgttgattttgttCCGCATGTCACATTCTAAtcagcaaataaaattttatcaaaaatgtAGAGTGTGGGTATGAGAGGAAAATGAGATATGGTCGAAAATTGGGTCCTAAttcctttttaaatttttattgatttcTGTAATGGTGTCATCGTTCTTTATCTCAGAAGGTTCCATGTTGACactatatcaaaataattcaCATCCAGAAAAGAATTAAACAAAATAGATAATGGTCACTCAACTACCAGAGTTCAAGTCATTGATTGAGTGCAGCAGGAGAAGCTAGCAGCGATAATAACATTGTATCCAAAACAGATCCACTGTCAcagaaaaaatttatttttcagcgttGACCACAAAATCCAGCCAGATAACAGCAAGTTTCAGGTACAGCAGCTCGCAAGAAAGGCAAGAACAATTTAAAACATCTGTAGGAAGAACTATGTCACCATGGCACCAGATCTTTATTCATCATCAGTGCGGACAGCTGCACACATGAAAAAACCAGATATTAGTTTcataatgatgaaaaataatgaatgTATATTACCATaatttaatacatattttccattaATATTCTGATGGAACAAATATACTAAGCACTAATATAGAAAACAGACAAAAAATGTTCGCTTGTATTAAGCTCATACAGATGTACAATAAATAACCAAGGGAAAGCAAATAGTGTGATCAGGGAGAGAATAGATATATTATAAGCATTTTTTGAATCATCAAAAAAATCACTAAAGATCAGCACTGTATGCAAATAGTTGTGAGCAAACAACAGCCACATGATCCTTCTGCATTTTATGCACTCTTCCTGACTGGAGTAACGTGGACGGCACTAACAATCACTATGCTGGTTCAGTTTTCACAATGCAATCATATAGTTAAACATGCCAGCGGCCATCATGCTATCAAGGGTCAAGTTCAGTATTACAGGAATATGGCCAAAGCCGTATGACACAACTTGAGGCATCCAACAAGCTGGAAAGACCTCAAATCCCTCTAGTAAAGTGAAGAAAAACTTTCTTATGCTTTTTATAGAACTCAAATCCCTCcagtaaaaaacataaataatcaaatttcatGGTCACACCTTTTTCCTCAGCTTTtgtgcgcacgcttcctgaactactaaactgtgtattttttataaaaagtttctatacaaaagtttatcatctcatctttgtagagtagatttttaattttacagtagttaatttcatcatttatactattaaatgactatcaaataatcaaataatctttcatctttgtCCTCTAATGAAACACAAAGATTCagattttttgaaattattGGTTCTTTTTACATGCGCATGTGTTCAACAATCATTGGcttgttgatttgtttttatgaCTATACTATTATCACCCCTGCCATTCCATCTTGAAGAATGTAAACACAAGATGTATTTGCATTACGGACAGTAGATGCTGTATAAAATAAGCTCACAGAGAATGACCGATTGTTTCTTCATTTTggtaaactattttttttctttcaaggTAGAAttgtgaaatatttttatggtctgatttcttttttatttcaaaatgtgGTTCTGAAATAAGATTAATAGAGTGCATAACTTCCATTATTTCCACCAGCTTTTGAATATGTAGTATATTCTAAGGTTATTATTCAGCATAGTATCATGATTACTTTGAGATTATGAATCCCCACTGTTTCCAGAAAAGTAGTACCACTAAAACTTAGTTCCTACTTcctacaaattttagattgtaGACTGATTTCGTCATATAATCCAGGTGTTGATTCCATAGTACATGTCAATCAATCTTGTATCATATAGTACACTAACATTCACGGATGGCCCAGAGAGGGAAAACAATTCTAGATTTTTCAAGTTTCTTCTCCAATAAGCTAgagaatttaatttgatattgttaTGGTTCAAAACTTCAAGTCTCTTGGAAATTTCGTTTGGAACCACATGTTGTGACTTTAGCTTTATACCATTGAAAGTTTCGAGTACACTTTGACACCACCAAAAAATGACACCATTTAGCCTTTTGCCATTCCATCTATTTATGTTTGGCTAACTTTCGATGGTATTAAAGTGtactaaaatcattttttttcaatgccAACGAGGCAACAGGACTACCCACAAACACATTTGACTCCAGAGGTGCTCAGATTTAGGGATAAGAAAGGTGTGATGAGACAGGTGTGGGCTAAATAAGCCTCATGCGCATCTCGGACCCTAATATCCTACATCCAAACATAATTTACTTCCATTCCATCTAACATTCCCCATCCACAAGGTCTCCTAGTGCAACATTAACAAATTTCGGAAATGTGGGTTCTTGGCTCTGCTGAGATCTCCCAGAATAACATTCCGGACATTCTTGGCTATCAGATTCGATGCACCCATCAATCACCCCACAGCTGACCCGCGGATCCAGTCTCTGGCCAGGTCCATTCGATGCGAGAGGGGACGCGCCAAACTAGCATCGCTACAAATCTTAGATCAACCTAGACGAAGATCAGCGCCCAGCCTCACCATCCCCAAATCCACGAACCCTAGGATCCACCCCCCATCGCCCCCCACGAGCGGGACCAGTAGGAACACAAGGCAAAACCGAATCAAGAGCACGGAAACCCTAGGGatccggcgaggaggaggaggcggaggggagggaagGCGGCTTACTCGGCTTCTCCTGCTTGCCGTCGGCCCACTTGGAGATGGCGAAGTGGACCTTCTCGCGGGAGGCGGCCTCGGACTTGTAGGGCTCCCTGAGGCACCTCCGCACCAGCGCGGCGCAGACGTTGGAGTAGCCGATGTAGGTCATCCCCGCCGCGCGCCAGAagggcaccgccgccgtcgtcgccgacatCGCCGCTCGCTCCCGGTTCCTGCCTctgcgcgccgccggtggggaATGGGGGTAAGGGATTGCGGGGGGTGGGGGGTGGGGGCGTCTGGTGCTGGTGCTCCTCCTGGGGGTGCCTACTTGTGTTTTCCTTGGCGATGGGCCGCGCTGGGCTGGGCCGTGTCATGCTTTTCGTCGTCCTTTTTATATGGATCAAGTCTATTTTGTGTCCTCCAACCATAGCCCAAAATCACGTTCGCACCTCTCAACTGGAAAAGGGAGCTTCATTTTGCCTCTCCAAGCGGTTAGAACAACTCCAACAGTTTTCTATCATAACCTatcatttctgtttttttagtaaattaaaaaaaactatctccAGCGGTGTCATCCGGCTTCCCAAAAGTTAGCAATTTCTCATATCCTCTCGTTTACGCGCATATTGAGGAGTCGGTGTTTTACTTGGCATCCAGAAACGTACGACGCTGGGTTTCTCCCATACGTCGGCCTGAAAAATTCATCATCATGCCGATCTCTACCTCCTACAGAAAAGTGTGATCTCTACCTCCTACCGATGCCATCCCCTCGCCGCCCGGCGTCGTGCCCGGCacgcgcgcctcgccgccgccactggcCACCAAGATCAATGGCTTGGTCTACCTTGGCCGGAAGGAAGACGCTACCGATGGTTGTGCTGGCCATTCTGAGCATGGCAGTGAATTCTCTGAGCGAGCGACGGTAGCTCCAGCTGATGCAGGACCCAATCGGCAACGGCTCTTGTACCACGGCAGCGCGGTGCTTAGCGACAACATCCTCGTGTCGGTCGTCTGGTATGGAAAGTTCATGCCGCAGCAGAAGGACGTCGTCATGGACTTCGTGTGGTCGCTCACGCCCATGTCGTGGCAGGTCGTGACGCCGTCGACCGTGCAGTGGTGGAGCACCCTCTCGGCGTTCTACCTGTCGAACGCAACCATGGGCACGCGGCACTAGGCGGTGTGAGgaaggcgacgacgcggcTCCGGGCTTGCTGGATGCAATCTCTATCGTCAAGACTTCAACTACCAACAGTTTTGAGGCCTATTTCTGTTTTTGGCAAGTGAATTATCCCAAACTCTTggagataaaattatttttttgccatATTGTTTACAAACTTGCCAAAACACAGGATTTGAGAAACGGAAATTGAAGAACtcttggagttgctcttaggTTTTTATCCTAGGGCAATGTTCGGAAGTGGAGGTGGGAGAGATAGTTATCCCATAGAAagcgtaataatagattagtacatgattaattaattattaaaaatataaaatagattaatatgattattaaaaacaactttcctacaaaaattcttttacaaaaatataccgtttagcagtttcaGAAGCGTGCGCGCAGAAAACGAGATAGtttagttaacttaccccaagggcgaacgcggcctaggtggTATCTATATGGCATATTGACATTACATTCATCTGAACATGATATCTActactccatctgtttcacaatgtaagactttttagtcttgtctagcaatgctaataaatctagatacacacatatat is a window of Oryza brachyantha chromosome 8, ObraRS2, whole genome shotgun sequence DNA encoding:
- the LOC107304687 gene encoding pentatricopeptide repeat-containing protein At5g66520-like; its protein translation is MVNAYVQAGDGREALGLFTRMQAEGVSPDDTVLVGVLAACAQLGVLEQGKWVHGYLKANNKRISVFLGTALVDMYAKCGELQLGMEVFKGMKEKNVLAWTTMIKGLAMHGRGSEALMLFAQMESLGVKPDDIAFIGALCACTHTGLVDKGRELFNSMVRKYGIRPKIEHYGCMVDLLARNGLLNEAREMVEKMPMKPDALIWGALMAGCRFHKSVELAEYVVKHWIELEPDKSGAYVLLSNIYAASGRHASAREIRHLMREKGVEKTPGCSTVEIRGVIHQFIVGDLSHPLIEEILAKWDEIDSRIRLEEGYVPDKKEVLLDIEEEEKEDALSRHSEKMAIAFAFINTSDDMPIRIVKNLRVCHDCHHVTKLISKVYGREIIVRDRTRFHLFKDGSCSCKDYW
- the LOC102717364 gene encoding diacylglycerol kinase 4 isoform X2; amino-acid sequence: MSSSSPGERGDQSPPRSPTPPPLPQPPLVGALIESLSFRSCGFGRAAASAFEKEDLRARAALPQRLRAAVHAALRARDPSAGAFAYVPGYAYTYEAGAGGGGGGRGVSVSVNPWFGAAHDDAPESPLIAFVNPRSGGRLGPVLKSRLQELIGEDQVFDLTIVKPSDFVEYALACLEQLADAGDHSAKFIRHNLRVMVAGGDGTVGWVLGCLGDLYVQNREPVPPVAVIPLGTGNDLSRSYGWGASFPFGWKAAAKRSLYKAIFGSVSCLDSWHVVVSMPARDEEEEEELNLPHSLRNLGECTFYDDGTAEGELPETVSCFNGVFYNYFSIGMDAQVAYGFHHLRDEKPFLASGPLSNKLIYAGYTCKQGWFFTQCISDPELRGLRNIIRLSIKKMDSSEWENIPVPSSVRAIVALNLHNYASGRNPWGNLKPEYLEKRGFVEAQSDDGLLEIFGLKQGWHASLVMVELISAKHIAQAAAIRLEIKGGQWRDAYMQMDGEPWKQPLNPEYSTFVDIKKVPYPSLIINGGDR